In Halogranum gelatinilyticum, the DNA window GGCCAAGAGATCCTCGTCGACGACCAAGCCCACGTCGTCAAGTGGGAACTCGGCGGTCTCGCACAGCTCTCGGGACTGCAGGTCCGCACCGTCGACTGCGGCGAGCGCGCCGTGCCGACGCCCGAGCAAGTACGAACGAACCTCGTCGCCGAGGACCTCCACCGCCCCGGCACGGGGCTGCTCTCGCTCGAAAACACCCACAACAGTCGTGGCGGTGTCGCCGTCCCGGTCGAACACGTCGAGGCCGCCGCGGAGGCGGCCCATGCTCACGACGTGCCGGTCCATCTCGACGGCGCGCGCGTCTTCAACGCCGCTATCGCCCTCGACGTCGACCCGAAAGAACTCGTCGAACCGGTCGACAGCGTGATGTTCTGTCTCTCGAAGGGACTCGGCGCGCCGGTCGGCTCCATCGTCGCTGGTACAGAGGAGTTCGTCGCTCGCGCGCGTCGCACGCGCAAGCTCCTCGGCGGTGGGATGCGACAGGCCGGCATCATCGCCGCACCCGGCCTCCTCGCGCTCGACAACGTCGACCGCCTCGCGGATGACCACGCCAACGCCCAGGCACTCGCGGACGGGCTGGACGACCTCCCGGGGCTTTCGGTCGCCGACCCCGACACCAACATCGTCGTCGTCGACAG includes these proteins:
- a CDS encoding threonine aldolase family protein; the protein is MIDLRSDTVTMPSDAMRDAARDADVGDDVYGDDPTVNELEARAADLVGTEDALYVPTGTMGNQIAARTHTQRGQEILVDDQAHVVKWELGGLAQLSGLQVRTVDCGERAVPTPEQVRTNLVAEDLHRPGTGLLSLENTHNSRGGVAVPVEHVEAAAEAAHAHDVPVHLDGARVFNAAIALDVDPKELVEPVDSVMFCLSKGLGAPVGSIVAGTEEFVARARRTRKLLGGGMRQAGIIAAPGLLALDNVDRLADDHANAQALADGLDDLPGLSVADPDTNIVVVDSEGAGMTGDAFAEACTEAGVGCGAFGEHTTRFCTNWDVSREDVDAAVDRIARVVA